The Chelonoidis abingdonii isolate Lonesome George chromosome 21, CheloAbing_2.0, whole genome shotgun sequence genome contains a region encoding:
- the RNF113A gene encoding E3 ubiquitin-protein ligase RNF113A has protein sequence MADETPVCSFLFKKRGPAAGRGRRKRPSSDQEQGSSSDEGSTVVRKERRREAHNPMIQKTRKSGKEKTSYGASSSDDEEKSQGIGVTYKSTRSAKPVGPEDMGATAVYELDTEKERDAQAIFERSQKIQEELRGKEDDKIYRGINNYQKYVKPKDTSMGNASSGMVRKGPIRAPEHLRATVRWDYQPDICKDYKETGFCGFGDSCKFLHDRSDYKHGWQIERELDEGRYGVNDEENYEVSSDDEDLPFKCFICRSSFKNPVVTKCRHYFCESCALEHYRKSKRCYVCDQQTSGVFNPAKELMAKLEKHKGEESDPSEHGDEPQ, from the exons ATGGCGGACGAGACCCCGGTCTGCAGCTTCCTGTTCAAGAAGCGGGGCCCGGCGGCCGGCAGGGGGCGGCGCAAGCGCCCGAGCAGCGACCAGGAGCagg ggagcagcagcgATGAGGGGAGCACGGTGGTCAGGAAGGAGAGGCGGCGGGAAGCCCACAACCCCATGATCCAGAAG ACCAGGAAAAGTGGTAAAGAGAAGACCTCGTATGGGGCAAGCAGCAGTGACGATGAGGAGAAGTCGCAAGGAATCGGGGTCACTTACAAATCAACGAGATCGGCG AAACCTGTAGGTCCGGAGGACATGGGAGCAACGGCTGTGTATGAGCTGGACActgagaaggagagagatgcCCAGGCCATCTTTGAGCGCAGCCAGAAAATCCAGGAG GAGCTACGAGGGAAGGAGGATGATAAAATTTACCGGGGGATCAATAACTATCAGAAATACGTGAAGCCCAAAGATACATCGATGGGGAACGCCTCCTCGGGAATGGTCAG GAAAGGCCCCATCCGAGCGCCGGAGCACCTGAGGGCCACCGTGCGGTGGGACTATCAGCCCGACATCTGTAAAGACTACAAGGAAACAGGCTTCTGTGGCTTTGGAG ACAGCTGTAAGTTCCTCCACGACCGCTCTGACTATAAACACGGCTGGCAGATTGAACGTGAACTGGACGAAGGACGCTACGGAGTCAACG ACGAGGAAAACTATGAAGTGAGCAGCGATGACGAGGACCTGCCCTTCAAGTGTTTCATCTGCAGAAGCTCCTTCAAGAACCCTGTGGTTACCAA GTGCAGACACTACTTCTGCGAGAGCTGCGCCCTGGAGCACTACCGCAAATCCAAGCGCTGCTACGTGTGCGACCAGCAAACCAGT